Proteins encoded together in one Chryseobacterium taklimakanense window:
- a CDS encoding prolyl oligopeptidase family serine peptidase, whose translation MKIKSLILSTGVLFLASCATQTMNQKFTYPETKKTEQSDAYFGENVSDPFRWLEDDMAADTKDWVQRQVAFTNDYLAKIPFRDQIRQQLQNIWNYEKLGSPFKEGDYTYFYKNDGLQAQSVLYRTDKNGNTEVFLDPNKFSSDGTTSLSGVSFNKKGNLAAYRISEGGSDWNKIIVMDAITKKVIDVTIENVKFSGLSWKGEEGFYYSSYDKPKGSALSAKTDTHKVYYHKLGTPQTEDQLISGGENFKRRYLGAGLTDDERFLILSASNATSGNELYIKDLKNNTDFIPVQQGYDYNTSVVDSKGDEVFMITDKNAPNQKLVKMNIRKPGVWTDVIPETDNVLSVTTGGGYLFAKYMKDAVSYVRQMTYDGKLVREIALPGQGTAGGFSGKAEEKDLYYSFSNYVMPGTIYKYNVDSGKSEVYYRPNVKFNPENYVSEQVFYTSKDGTKVPMMISYKKGLKKDGKNPTILYSYGGFNISLQPGFSVVNAIWMENGGIYAVPNIRGGGEYGKKWHDAGTKLQKKNVFNDFIAAGEYLQKNGYTSPQFMAISGGSNGGLLVGATMTMRPDLAKVALPAVGVLDMLRYNKFTAGAGWAYDYGTAEDSREMFEYLKSYSPLHNVKKGVCYPSTMVTTGDHDDRVVPAHSFKFGAELQDKQSCSNPVLLRIETKGGHGAGKSTEQQINENADKLSFTLYEMGFKSLK comes from the coding sequence ATGAAGATTAAATCACTAATTCTTTCCACAGGAGTTTTGTTTCTGGCCTCCTGTGCCACCCAAACAATGAACCAAAAGTTTACTTATCCCGAAACCAAAAAAACGGAGCAAAGCGATGCCTACTTTGGTGAAAACGTGTCAGATCCATTCCGTTGGCTGGAAGATGATATGGCTGCCGACACCAAAGACTGGGTGCAGCGGCAGGTTGCTTTTACCAATGATTATTTAGCAAAAATTCCTTTCCGCGACCAGATTCGCCAACAGTTGCAAAACATCTGGAATTACGAAAAATTAGGTTCCCCTTTCAAGGAAGGAGATTATACCTATTTCTACAAAAACGATGGTTTACAGGCCCAGTCCGTGCTTTACAGAACAGATAAAAACGGTAACACCGAAGTGTTCCTCGATCCGAATAAATTTTCCAGTGACGGAACCACTTCACTTTCCGGAGTATCATTTAATAAAAAAGGAAACCTTGCAGCTTACAGAATATCTGAAGGCGGCAGCGACTGGAATAAAATCATCGTGATGGATGCCATTACGAAGAAAGTTATTGACGTCACTATTGAAAACGTAAAATTCAGCGGCCTTTCATGGAAAGGTGAAGAGGGTTTCTATTATTCAAGTTACGATAAACCAAAGGGCAGTGCTCTTTCTGCAAAAACTGATACCCACAAGGTTTACTATCACAAACTGGGGACACCTCAGACAGAAGATCAACTGATCAGCGGCGGCGAAAATTTTAAACGAAGATATCTCGGCGCAGGTCTTACCGATGACGAAAGGTTTTTGATCCTGAGTGCTTCTAATGCAACGAGCGGAAACGAACTCTACATTAAAGATCTTAAAAACAATACCGATTTCATTCCGGTTCAGCAAGGTTATGATTATAACACCAGCGTTGTAGATTCCAAAGGTGATGAAGTTTTTATGATTACCGATAAAAACGCACCGAATCAGAAGTTGGTAAAAATGAATATCAGGAAACCAGGAGTTTGGACGGACGTTATTCCTGAAACCGATAATGTTTTAAGCGTAACTACCGGTGGTGGATACCTTTTCGCAAAATATATGAAAGATGCGGTTTCATACGTAAGACAAATGACTTATGACGGAAAGCTGGTTCGCGAGATCGCACTTCCCGGTCAGGGAACCGCGGGAGGATTTAGCGGAAAAGCTGAAGAAAAAGATCTTTATTATTCATTCAGCAATTATGTGATGCCGGGAACAATCTACAAGTATAACGTAGACAGCGGAAAATCAGAAGTTTATTACAGACCGAATGTAAAATTCAACCCAGAAAATTATGTTTCCGAGCAGGTATTCTACACTTCGAAAGACGGAACTAAGGTGCCGATGATGATTTCATATAAAAAAGGACTGAAGAAAGACGGGAAAAATCCGACAATCCTATATTCGTACGGCGGTTTCAATATCAGTTTGCAGCCGGGCTTCTCCGTAGTTAATGCAATCTGGATGGAAAACGGCGGAATTTACGCAGTGCCAAACATCAGAGGTGGTGGAGAATATGGTAAAAAATGGCACGACGCCGGCACCAAACTTCAGAAAAAAAATGTGTTCAACGACTTCATCGCAGCCGGAGAATATCTTCAGAAAAACGGTTACACTTCACCACAATTCATGGCAATTTCCGGTGGATCAAACGGCGGGCTTCTGGTTGGTGCAACCATGACGATGCGTCCTGACCTGGCAAAAGTTGCCTTGCCTGCGGTTGGCGTTTTAGATATGCTTCGCTATAACAAATTTACAGCTGGCGCCGGCTGGGCATATGATTACGGAACCGCTGAAGACAGCAGGGAAATGTTCGAATATCTGAAATCCTACTCGCCACTTCATAATGTTAAAAAAGGTGTTTGCTATCCTTCTACCATGGTTACCACAGGTGATCACGACGACAGGGTAGTGCCGGCACATTCATTCAAGTTCGGTGCGGAACTCCAGGACAAACAGAGCTGCAGCAACCCGGTTTTATTGAGAATTGAAACCAAAGGCGGCCACGGTGCAGGGAAATCCACAGAACAGCAGATTAATGAAAATGCTGATAAACTGAGTTTCACACTTTACGAAATGGGTTTCAAAAGCCTGAAGTAA
- a CDS encoding DUF2797 domain-containing protein, translated as MQFKGQVLKMSTYNDKPIQYFLNLSGDLIRMNSLIGKTIKLKHIGYECVNCGSEEKIYRMGFCKKCFFESPYASDTIIRPELSRAHLGEEERDLEVEKEIQLVPHVVYLAYTGDVKVGVTREHQVPTRWIDQGATFALPIAKTDNRYEAGMIEVALKEHLPDKTNYKKMLEDDFEDEVDLADFRNKIEQYFPENFKNFYTMEGEMLRLDYPYEKPEKITAFTLDKNPEFEGVLNGIKGQYLSFEGGHVLNVRSHEGYLIELSF; from the coding sequence ATGCAGTTTAAAGGCCAGGTTCTGAAGATGTCGACCTATAACGATAAGCCGATACAGTATTTTCTGAATCTTTCGGGAGATCTGATCCGGATGAATTCTCTAATTGGAAAAACAATAAAACTAAAACATATTGGCTACGAATGCGTAAACTGCGGTAGCGAAGAAAAAATCTACAGGATGGGCTTCTGCAAAAAATGTTTTTTTGAGAGCCCGTACGCCAGCGACACGATCATACGCCCAGAACTGTCGCGAGCACACCTGGGTGAGGAAGAACGGGATCTGGAAGTGGAGAAAGAGATTCAACTGGTTCCACATGTGGTTTACCTCGCATACACAGGTGATGTAAAAGTTGGTGTGACGCGGGAGCACCAGGTGCCCACGCGATGGATTGACCAGGGCGCAACCTTCGCCCTTCCCATTGCAAAAACTGATAACCGCTACGAAGCCGGAATGATCGAAGTTGCGCTGAAAGAACACCTTCCCGATAAAACCAATTACAAAAAAATGCTGGAAGATGATTTCGAGGATGAAGTGGATTTGGCTGATTTCCGCAACAAAATCGAACAGTATTTCCCTGAGAATTTCAAAAATTTTTACACGATGGAAGGCGAAATGCTGCGTCTGGACTATCCTTACGAGAAGCCGGAGAAAATCACAGCTTTTACATTAGATAAAAATCCCGAATTTGAAGGTGTGCTGAATGGCATAAAAGGTCAGTACCTGTCTTTTGAGGGCGGTCATGTCCTGAACGTCCGCAGCCATGAAGGTTATCTGATAGAACTTAGCTTTTAA
- a CDS encoding GDP-mannose 4,6-dehydratase: MTYLVTGGSGFIGSHLVEELLKNGHSVINIDNFDDFYDYKIKINNTLESLGKKTQFAFTDKESDIKKLISETDSETYKLYYQDIRDKVSLQQIFNNYKIDLVVHLAALAGVRPSIERPLEYEEVNIRGTMNLWELCKEFGITKFVCASSSSVYGNNEKTPFSETDNVDRPISPYAATKKCGEILGHVYHHLYRIDMVQLRFFTVYGPRQRPDLAIHKFTKLISESKEIPFYGDGTTARDYTFIDDIIDGIIKSITYLENTENVYEIINLGENEVINLKEMLSAIEDEMQKKAAKKPMPMQPGDVSKTNADISKAKYLIGYQPGTNFQNGIKKFVEWFLRK, translated from the coding sequence ATGACTTATCTCGTTACGGGCGGCAGTGGGTTTATTGGTTCTCACCTCGTTGAAGAATTGTTGAAAAACGGACATTCTGTCATAAACATTGACAATTTTGATGATTTCTATGATTACAAAATTAAAATCAACAATACTTTAGAATCTCTTGGTAAAAAGACCCAATTCGCCTTTACAGATAAAGAATCTGACATAAAAAAACTCATCAGCGAAACCGACTCTGAAACTTATAAGCTTTATTATCAGGATATTAGGGATAAAGTTTCTTTGCAGCAGATTTTTAATAATTATAAAATAGATTTGGTAGTACATCTGGCGGCGCTTGCCGGTGTTCGTCCATCTATCGAAAGACCATTGGAATATGAAGAAGTCAATATTCGCGGGACGATGAATCTCTGGGAGCTTTGCAAAGAATTTGGCATTACTAAATTTGTTTGCGCTTCATCATCAAGTGTTTACGGCAATAATGAAAAAACGCCCTTCTCGGAAACTGATAATGTTGACCGCCCGATTTCCCCTTATGCCGCAACCAAAAAATGCGGTGAGATTTTAGGCCATGTTTACCACCACCTTTACCGGATTGATATGGTGCAGCTGAGGTTTTTCACTGTTTACGGGCCGAGGCAGCGTCCGGATTTAGCCATTCACAAATTCACAAAACTGATTTCAGAAAGCAAGGAAATACCGTTCTATGGCGACGGAACTACGGCGCGAGATTACACTTTTATTGATGATATTATTGATGGAATAATAAAGTCCATTACCTATCTTGAAAATACTGAAAATGTGTATGAAATTATCAATCTCGGTGAAAATGAAGTCATTAATTTGAAAGAAATGCTATCGGCAATTGAAGATGAAATGCAAAAAAAAGCCGCCAAAAAACCAATGCCAATGCAGCCCGGGGATGTTTCCAAAACCAATGCCGACATCAGCAAAGCGAAATATCTGATCGGTTACCAGCCGGGCACAAATTTCCAAAATGGCATAAAAAAGTTTGTGGAATGGTTTTTGAGAAAATGA
- a CDS encoding DUF2795 domain-containing protein gives MYWTLELASYLSDAPWPMTKAELIDYAIRTGAPMEVVENLQAIEDEGEIYESIEEVWSDYPTDEDFLWNEDEY, from the coding sequence ATGTACTGGACATTAGAATTAGCTTCATATTTAAGCGATGCGCCTTGGCCGATGACTAAGGCTGAACTTATTGATTATGCCATCAGAACAGGTGCGCCGATGGAAGTGGTGGAAAACCTTCAGGCCATTGAAGATGAAGGCGAAATCTACGAATCCATCGAAGAAGTTTGGAGCGATTATCCTACGGACGAAGACTTCCTTTGGAACGAAGACGAATATTAG
- the secA gene encoding preprotein translocase subunit SecA: protein MSFLDQVLKGFLGDKNAKDLKEVKKVVAKIKTVEPAVQQLTDDGLRQKTAEFKEKIKSATANITAQIEQTQEQIKTTSNIDEKEALFSKIETLKKDSYQIEEKVLNEILPEAFALIKETARRWAQNGEIRVTAGDWDRQLAAAGKDFVTLEGDQAVWKNRWNAHGTDVVWDMVHYDVQFIGGVVLHSGKIAEMATGEGKTLVGTLPIYLNSLPGRGVHVVTVNDYLAKRDSAWMGPLYQFHGLSIDCIDNHQPNSDGRRNAYNSDITYGTNNEFGFDYLRDNMVTSPSELVQRELNFAIVDEVDSVLVDDARTPLIISGPVPHGDRQEFDVLKPSVDRIVNVQKQTVTHIFNEAKKLIAAGNTKEGGFKLLQAYRGLPKSRPLIKFLSETGNKALLQKVEAQYMQDNNRDMPIVDKDLYFVIDEKNNQIDLTDKGVEYMSAGNEDKDFFVLQDIGTEIAELEAKNLSKEEEFAAKEELFRNFAEKSERVHALNQLLKAYTLFEKDDEYVVIDGEVKIVDEQTGRIMEGRRYSDGLHQAIEAKENVKIEAATQTFATITLQNYFRMYNKLAGMTGTAETEAGELWEIYKLDVVVIPTNRPIQRDDRQDLVYKTNREKYNAVIDEVERLTSAGRPVLVGTTSVEISQLLSRALQLRKINHQVLNAKLHKKEAEIVAEAGRPGQVTIATNMAGRGTDIKLREGVKEAGGLAIIGTERHDSRRVDRQLRGRAGRQGDPGSSQFYVSLEDNLMRLFGSERIAKMMDRMGHKEGEVIQHSMITKSIERAQKKVEENNFGIRKRLLEYDDVMNKQRDVIYKRRRNALFGDHLKFDITNMIYDVSHSIVNKTKMEGDYKDFEYEIIKYFTMGAPVSESEFKSKQVPELTKIVFAAAQEDYKQRLELMKEKAFPIIENVYQNQGSMFKMIQVPFTDGHKTMTIVTDLQKAYETKCQSLVDDFEKNISLAIIDENWKLHLREMDDLRRSSQGAVYEQKDPLVIYKQESFYLFSEMVERVNKETISFLYKGEIPA, encoded by the coding sequence ATGAGTTTTTTAGATCAGGTTCTCAAAGGTTTTTTGGGCGATAAAAACGCCAAAGACCTGAAAGAAGTAAAAAAAGTAGTAGCAAAGATAAAAACAGTTGAGCCAGCAGTTCAGCAGCTTACAGACGACGGATTAAGACAGAAAACAGCAGAATTTAAGGAAAAAATTAAATCCGCTACTGCCAATATTACCGCCCAGATTGAACAGACACAGGAGCAGATCAAGACAACATCAAATATCGATGAAAAAGAAGCTCTTTTCTCTAAAATAGAAACTTTAAAAAAGGATTCCTACCAGATCGAAGAAAAGGTATTGAACGAAATTCTTCCGGAAGCTTTTGCTTTGATTAAAGAAACCGCAAGGCGCTGGGCGCAGAACGGAGAAATACGTGTTACGGCAGGCGATTGGGACCGCCAGCTGGCTGCCGCCGGGAAAGATTTTGTAACACTCGAAGGTGATCAGGCCGTTTGGAAAAACCGTTGGAACGCACACGGAACCGACGTGGTTTGGGACATGGTACATTACGACGTACAGTTCATCGGTGGTGTGGTGCTTCACAGCGGAAAAATTGCGGAAATGGCAACCGGTGAAGGTAAAACACTCGTCGGTACGCTTCCGATTTATTTAAATTCACTTCCTGGACGCGGGGTTCACGTGGTTACGGTGAACGATTACCTTGCAAAAAGGGACTCCGCCTGGATGGGCCCGCTTTACCAGTTCCACGGACTTTCCATCGACTGTATCGATAACCACCAGCCAAACTCTGACGGAAGAAGAAACGCATACAACTCAGATATTACTTACGGTACCAATAATGAATTTGGTTTCGATTATCTTAGGGATAACATGGTGACTTCCCCGTCTGAACTGGTGCAGCGTGAACTGAACTTTGCGATTGTGGATGAGGTGGATTCGGTTTTGGTGGATGATGCCAGAACGCCGCTCATTATTTCCGGGCCGGTTCCTCACGGGGACAGACAGGAATTTGATGTCCTGAAACCTTCTGTTGACAGAATCGTAAACGTGCAGAAACAAACTGTAACGCATATCTTCAACGAGGCTAAAAAATTAATCGCTGCCGGAAATACAAAAGAAGGGGGATTCAAACTGCTTCAGGCTTACAGAGGCCTGCCAAAATCAAGGCCATTGATTAAATTCCTTTCAGAAACGGGGAACAAAGCGCTTTTACAAAAAGTTGAAGCACAATACATGCAGGACAACAACCGCGATATGCCGATTGTAGATAAAGACCTGTATTTCGTAATCGACGAGAAGAACAACCAAATCGACCTTACCGACAAAGGAGTGGAATATATGTCTGCCGGCAATGAGGATAAAGATTTCTTCGTATTGCAGGACATTGGGACTGAAATTGCTGAACTTGAGGCTAAAAATCTCTCCAAAGAAGAAGAGTTTGCTGCCAAAGAAGAACTTTTCAGGAACTTTGCTGAAAAATCAGAACGTGTTCACGCCCTGAACCAGCTTCTTAAAGCTTACACACTGTTTGAAAAAGATGACGAGTACGTAGTAATCGACGGTGAAGTAAAAATCGTTGATGAGCAGACTGGCCGTATCATGGAAGGAAGACGTTATTCAGACGGTCTTCATCAGGCAATTGAAGCGAAAGAAAATGTAAAAATTGAAGCGGCAACCCAAACTTTTGCAACCATCACTTTGCAGAACTATTTCCGTATGTACAACAAACTTGCGGGGATGACCGGTACTGCAGAAACTGAGGCCGGCGAACTTTGGGAAATTTATAAGCTGGATGTGGTGGTAATTCCTACCAACCGCCCAATTCAGAGAGACGACAGGCAAGATTTGGTTTACAAAACCAACCGTGAAAAATATAACGCTGTCATCGATGAAGTTGAAAGATTGACTTCTGCGGGAAGGCCAGTACTTGTTGGTACGACCTCTGTTGAAATATCGCAGCTTTTATCCAGAGCACTGCAGTTAAGAAAAATCAACCACCAGGTTCTGAACGCAAAACTTCACAAAAAAGAAGCTGAAATCGTAGCAGAAGCGGGGAGGCCGGGACAGGTTACCATCGCTACAAACATGGCAGGCCGTGGTACCGACATCAAACTGAGAGAAGGCGTGAAAGAGGCCGGAGGTCTCGCAATCATCGGTACAGAAAGACACGATTCCAGACGTGTTGACAGGCAGCTGAGAGGTCGCGCCGGCCGTCAGGGAGATCCGGGAAGCTCACAGTTCTATGTTTCTCTTGAGGATAATTTGATGCGTCTTTTCGGTTCTGAGAGAATCGCGAAAATGATGGACAGAATGGGGCACAAGGAAGGTGAAGTCATTCAGCATTCCATGATTACCAAATCTATTGAAAGAGCTCAGAAGAAAGTTGAGGAAAACAACTTCGGTATCCGTAAAAGATTGCTTGAATACGATGACGTGATGAACAAACAGCGTGATGTGATCTACAAAAGAAGAAGGAACGCGCTTTTCGGAGACCATCTGAAGTTCGACATTACCAATATGATTTACGATGTATCACACTCCATCGTAAACAAAACCAAAATGGAAGGCGATTACAAAGATTTTGAATACGAAATCATCAAGTATTTCACGATGGGAGCTCCGGTTTCTGAAAGTGAATTCAAGAGTAAACAGGTTCCAGAACTTACTAAAATCGTTTTTGCTGCCGCCCAGGAAGATTATAAGCAAAGACTTGAACTGATGAAGGAAAAAGCGTTCCCAATTATCGAGAATGTTTATCAGAATCAGGGGTCCATGTTCAAGATGATTCAGGTGCCGTTTACTGATGGGCACAAAACGATGACGATTGTAACCGACCTTCAGAAGGCCTATGAAACCAAATGTCAAAGCCTGGTTGATGATTTCGAGAAGAATATTTCCCTGGCCATCATCGATGAAAACTGGAAACTTCACCTTCGCGAAATGGATGATTTAAGACGTTCATCGCAGGGCGCGGTTTACGAGCAGAAGGATCCGCTGGTAATCTACAAACAGGAATCTTTCTACCTGTTCAGCGAAATGGTTGAGAGAGTAAACAAGGAGACAATTTCTTTCCTTTACAAAGGTGAAATTCCTGCATAA
- a CDS encoding ROK family protein, which yields MALIDLSKQVALGIDIGGTNTKFGLVNHRGEILSKGSIKTDNYEKVEDFIDELYRTIKPLLDEHCQDKTIEGIGVGAPNANYYSGTIEHAPNLNWKGIIPFAEMMTEKFGFPCKMTNDANAAALGEMMYGAARGMKDFIMITLGTGVGSGIVCGGCLVYGHDGFAGELGHTIVKPGGRKHWSTGSEGSLEAYASATGIVITAKKMRAEFPESMMNEYAEDEINSKTVYECAQKGDPTAIEVFRYTGQKLGEALANFVMFSSPQAILLFGGVIKAGDFILKPTKLHMERNLLPIFRGKVKLVFSELDEADAAILGASALVWENA from the coding sequence ATGGCATTAATAGATTTATCGAAGCAGGTAGCTTTGGGCATAGATATAGGCGGCACGAACACCAAATTCGGTTTGGTCAATCACCGTGGAGAGATTCTTTCCAAAGGATCCATAAAAACAGATAATTATGAGAAGGTTGAAGACTTCATTGATGAGCTCTACCGTACGATAAAACCGTTGCTTGATGAGCACTGTCAGGACAAAACCATCGAAGGAATAGGTGTTGGTGCGCCGAACGCCAATTACTATTCTGGAACGATTGAGCACGCACCAAATCTCAACTGGAAAGGCATAATTCCCTTTGCTGAAATGATGACCGAAAAATTCGGTTTTCCCTGTAAAATGACGAATGATGCCAATGCAGCGGCACTTGGGGAGATGATGTACGGTGCGGCCCGCGGTATGAAAGATTTTATAATGATTACTTTGGGAACCGGTGTTGGCAGTGGAATTGTTTGCGGCGGATGCCTGGTTTATGGGCACGACGGATTTGCTGGCGAGCTTGGGCACACGATTGTAAAACCTGGCGGCAGAAAACACTGGAGTACTGGTTCTGAAGGCAGTTTGGAAGCCTACGCCTCGGCAACAGGAATCGTTATTACTGCTAAAAAAATGCGTGCAGAATTCCCTGAATCGATGATGAATGAATATGCTGAAGATGAGATAAACTCTAAAACCGTGTACGAATGTGCCCAAAAAGGCGACCCTACCGCCATCGAGGTTTTCCGGTATACAGGCCAGAAACTGGGTGAGGCGCTTGCCAATTTTGTGATGTTCTCTTCACCGCAGGCGATTTTGCTTTTTGGTGGGGTGATCAAGGCCGGTGATTTTATTTTAAAACCTACCAAGCTGCACATGGAGCGCAATCTTCTGCCTATTTTCAGGGGGAAAGTAAAGCTGGTTTTCAGCGAACTTGATGAAGCGGATGCCGCTATTCTGGGTGCAAGCGCCTTGGTTTGGGAAAATGCGTAA
- the msrA gene encoding peptide-methionine (S)-S-oxide reductase MsrA, which yields MKKFFLLLMALMLISCSGQEQRPINKKLKKMNIDKNNLEYIVFGGGCFWCVESCFNMLNGVDKAVSGYSGGHTKNPTYEEVCTGETGHAEVVQIAYDPQIISYEQLMEVFFFLHDPTQLNRQGNDIGTQYRSVIFYKDEAEKQKAEAALKKSEESGKWPGKYVTEFAQLEKFWPAETYHQGYYWENPNTPYCSAVVGPKIQKFKDYFGEKGWLKPEEN from the coding sequence ATGAAAAAGTTTTTCCTGCTTCTGATGGCATTGATGCTCATTTCCTGCAGCGGACAGGAACAAAGACCTATTAATAAAAAATTAAAGAAAATGAATATCGATAAAAATAATCTTGAATACATAGTTTTTGGTGGCGGCTGTTTTTGGTGTGTAGAAAGCTGTTTCAATATGCTGAACGGTGTGGATAAGGCAGTTTCAGGCTACTCTGGCGGACATACAAAAAACCCTACTTACGAAGAAGTTTGCACCGGAGAAACAGGACACGCAGAAGTGGTACAGATTGCGTATGACCCGCAAATTATTTCGTATGAACAGCTGATGGAGGTCTTCTTTTTTCTTCACGACCCTACGCAACTCAACAGACAGGGAAATGATATCGGCACACAATACCGCTCGGTGATTTTCTACAAAGATGAAGCTGAAAAACAAAAAGCCGAAGCAGCTCTGAAAAAATCAGAAGAATCGGGAAAATGGCCGGGAAAGTACGTCACAGAGTTTGCGCAACTTGAAAAATTCTGGCCTGCGGAGACATACCACCAGGGATATTACTGGGAAAACCCAAATACGCCTTACTGTTCGGCAGTTGTTGGGCCTAAAATTCAGAAATTTAAAGATTATTTTGGTGAAAAAGGTTGGCTAAAACCGGAGGAAAATTAG
- a CDS encoding DUF3267 domain-containing protein produces the protein MDFSNYNKEMLTIDLAKANVAAIKYFAFFALIFGLPYYFIWGFNLKPIFETENLILNIAFPFFLFLFGIVIHELVHGIFFAKYAEKGFKSVRFGVLWKMLTPYAHCKEPLKIKQYTVALLAPLVIVGIIPSIAGLIAGSVSLLFFGIFLSGGAAGDLMIYNLIKKENPEDYVQDHPSEAGCWIYRKKTVSCHEFTNFL, from the coding sequence ATGGATTTTTCGAATTACAACAAAGAAATGCTGACGATCGATCTTGCCAAAGCCAATGTTGCGGCCATTAAATACTTCGCATTTTTTGCTTTAATTTTCGGCCTTCCCTATTATTTCATCTGGGGATTCAATTTAAAGCCGATATTTGAAACTGAAAACCTGATTCTTAACATAGCTTTTCCTTTTTTTCTTTTTCTATTCGGAATTGTCATTCATGAATTAGTGCACGGAATTTTCTTTGCAAAATATGCTGAAAAAGGTTTTAAATCCGTAAGGTTCGGCGTGCTATGGAAGATGCTCACGCCCTATGCCCACTGCAAAGAGCCTTTAAAAATAAAACAATATACCGTAGCGTTACTCGCTCCTTTAGTTATAGTAGGAATTATCCCTTCAATAGCGGGACTCATTGCCGGCAGCGTATCACTTTTGTTTTTTGGAATTTTTTTAAGCGGGGGTGCTGCGGGAGATTTAATGATTTATAATCTTATAAAAAAAGAAAATCCTGAAGATTATGTTCAGGACCACCCTAGTGAAGCGGGCTGTTGGATTTATAGAAAAAAGACGGTTAGTTGCCACGAATTCACGAATTTCCTTTAA
- a CDS encoding GNAT family N-acetyltransferase, which translates to MSASRNNMVWKIKSFDQLSADELYKILQARVDVFVVEQHCPYPELDGYDQSALHLWAETDDEVSAYCRIFPPGIKYDEASIGRVLTKKNFRGLNLGKNVVKFALNTIESRYKITSVRISAQDYLLKFYGDFGFLDSGKKYLEDDIPHTEMLRP; encoded by the coding sequence ATGTCAGCTTCCAGGAATAATATGGTTTGGAAGATCAAAAGTTTTGACCAGCTCTCCGCTGATGAACTTTATAAAATTCTGCAGGCACGGGTAGATGTTTTTGTGGTGGAGCAGCACTGTCCCTATCCTGAACTGGACGGTTACGACCAGAGCGCGCTTCATCTTTGGGCAGAAACAGATGATGAAGTTTCGGCCTACTGCAGAATTTTCCCGCCGGGAATAAAGTATGACGAAGCCTCAATTGGAAGGGTTTTAACCAAAAAAAATTTCAGAGGTCTGAATTTGGGAAAAAATGTGGTGAAATTTGCACTGAACACCATCGAATCCCGGTACAAAATAACTTCTGTAAGAATTTCTGCGCAGGATTACCTTTTAAAGTTCTATGGCGATTTTGGGTTTCTGGATAGCGGAAAAAAATATCTGGAAGACGATATTCCTCATACAGAGATGCTAAGACCGTAA
- the yihA gene encoding ribosome biogenesis GTP-binding protein YihA/YsxC encodes MVIKSAEFVKSSGKWQDCPEPNIPEYAFIGRSNVGKSSLINAMMNRKDLAKTSQTPGKTQLINHFFVNEEWYLTDLPGYGYARVSKVQRKDFEKLITNYILNRKNLVNLFVLIDVRHTPQKIDIEFIEWCGENGIPFSIIFTKSDKLKPNAVLKNVENYKNELLKTWEGLPEIYITSAEKKEGTEAILSFIAKTNEFLKNNNVSFQE; translated from the coding sequence ATGGTAATAAAATCAGCTGAATTTGTTAAAAGTTCCGGCAAATGGCAGGATTGTCCGGAACCCAACATTCCGGAGTACGCATTTATAGGGCGTTCGAATGTGGGGAAATCTTCGCTCATCAATGCGATGATGAACCGCAAGGATCTTGCAAAAACCTCACAAACACCGGGCAAAACACAGCTGATCAATCACTTTTTTGTTAATGAAGAATGGTATCTGACCGATTTGCCGGGTTACGGTTATGCCCGGGTTTCGAAGGTACAGCGCAAAGATTTTGAAAAACTCATCACCAATTACATCCTGAACAGGAAAAACCTCGTCAATCTATTCGTTCTGATTGATGTGCGGCACACGCCACAAAAAATCGACATTGAATTCATTGAATGGTGCGGAGAAAACGGAATCCCTTTTTCCATCATTTTCACAAAATCTGACAAACTAAAGCCAAATGCCGTTTTGAAAAATGTAGAAAATTATAAGAACGAACTTCTAAAAACCTGGGAAGGGCTGCCGGAAATCTACATCACTTCTGCAGAAAAAAAAGAAGGCACAGAGGCCATCTTAAGTTTCATTGCTAAGACAAACGAATTTTTAAAGAATAACAATGTCAGCTTCCAGGAATAA